In one Candidatus Nitronereus thalassa genomic region, the following are encoded:
- a CDS encoding YtxH domain-containing protein, whose product MAQDMSSDDSCWVTTFVFISGLILGAGAAILLAPEPGANLRGRLAKGAKIAQEEFGEVANETKEALRVISQDTQRTVKKAASRINDAVEATKNAVIANEGDQPSPPVN is encoded by the coding sequence ATGGCACAAGACATGTCATCTGATGATTCATGCTGGGTCACCACGTTTGTTTTTATTTCTGGACTTATTTTAGGAGCCGGAGCGGCAATTTTATTGGCCCCAGAACCCGGAGCAAATTTACGAGGCCGATTGGCGAAAGGCGCCAAGATTGCCCAAGAGGAATTTGGGGAGGTGGCCAATGAAACCAAAGAGGCCCTTCGCGTCATTTCTCAAGACACTCAACGAACCGTCAAAAAAGCCGCTTCTCGTATTAACGATGCCGTCGAAGCTACAAAGAACGCTGTCATTGCAAATGAAGGAGACCAACCATCTCCCCCCGTCAATTGA
- a CDS encoding glycosyl transferase: MSDFYQTGVITTLHRLGNTNLERLEAELCEHADTQPIALVLPCLYAELEGSALEDIIGHLQGVPYLKEIVVALGRASALEFRRAKEYFQKLPQHVRLVWIDGANIKELMSLLTQNDVDIGLPGKGQACWLAFGYVLARQQSKVIVLHDCDVYTYDREFLARLCYPVGNPNLGYEFCKGYYPRVTDRLYGRVTRLFMFPLIQSLIRLLGPQKKLRFMESFRYPLAGEFGMVTDLAWINRFPGDWGLEIGVLAEVHRNCADRRVCQVDLTDRYEHKHKNLSAENPEDGLLKMSVDIAKTLFRTLASDGVILSDATLKTLRATYLQIAQETIKKYENVAAINGLEFDRHAERTAVEAFLKGLLIATETFLKDPLGVPMISSWNHVVGAVPDFFDRLVNAVEADHEWNPKHEDSSINNPQGDPSLKRPA, encoded by the coding sequence ATGAGTGATTTTTATCAAACAGGGGTCATTACGACCTTGCATCGACTGGGCAATACCAACCTTGAACGGTTGGAAGCCGAACTCTGCGAGCATGCCGATACCCAGCCGATTGCCCTTGTGCTTCCGTGTTTGTACGCCGAATTGGAAGGTTCGGCATTGGAGGATATTATTGGCCATCTCCAAGGCGTTCCCTATTTAAAGGAAATTGTGGTGGCCTTGGGACGGGCCTCGGCATTGGAGTTTCGACGGGCCAAAGAATATTTTCAAAAACTGCCTCAACATGTCAGATTGGTTTGGATCGATGGGGCCAATATCAAGGAATTGATGAGTCTCCTGACTCAGAATGATGTTGATATTGGTTTGCCGGGGAAGGGCCAGGCATGTTGGCTTGCGTTTGGCTATGTTTTGGCGCGTCAACAAAGCAAGGTCATCGTATTGCATGATTGCGATGTCTATACCTATGACCGTGAGTTTCTGGCGCGGCTGTGTTATCCCGTAGGGAATCCCAACCTCGGATATGAATTTTGTAAAGGGTACTATCCGCGGGTCACGGATCGGTTGTATGGGCGAGTCACACGACTCTTTATGTTTCCGCTCATTCAAAGTTTGATCAGACTCCTTGGTCCCCAGAAGAAATTACGCTTTATGGAGAGTTTTCGGTATCCGCTGGCCGGAGAGTTCGGTATGGTAACGGATCTCGCCTGGATCAATCGGTTTCCTGGTGATTGGGGGCTAGAGATCGGGGTATTAGCGGAAGTCCATCGAAACTGTGCGGATCGCCGGGTGTGTCAGGTGGATCTCACGGACCGTTATGAACATAAACACAAAAACTTATCTGCTGAAAATCCTGAAGATGGCCTGTTAAAAATGAGCGTGGATATTGCCAAAACCCTCTTTCGGACGTTGGCGAGTGATGGGGTGATACTTTCAGACGCCACGCTCAAAACTCTTCGCGCGACCTATTTGCAAATCGCTCAAGAAACCATCAAGAAATACGAAAACGTGGCTGCGATAAATGGGTTAGAGTTTGACCGTCATGCCGAACGAACGGCGGTCGAAGCTTTTCTCAAAGGGTTGTTGATTGCGACCGAGACTTTTCTCAAAGATCCCCTGGGAGTGCCCATGATTTCCAGTTGGAATCATGTCGTTGGCGCCGTGCCAGATTTTTTCGACAGACTCGTGAACGCAGTCGAAGCGGACCATGAATGGAATCCTAAACATGAGGATTCCTCCATAAACAATCCTCAGGGCGATCCCTCCCTGAAGCGTCCAGCCTAA
- a CDS encoding mechanosensitive ion channel family protein, with the protein MEWFEPFFQKALLEPIKALGQQLLALLPNVVAMGIILVIGLILAWLCGQAVERFLRVIRMDILTQRMGLTAALARGGVKASPSFLAGRMFFWIVLSLGVVAALAVLRLDPVNKFTESLLGFFPYIVTSLFIVVGGFLLSNFVSQGVLIAAVNAGLPPARLLAASTRWGIQLAAIAMALEQLGIAANIVVVGFGIAFGGVVLAAAIAFGLGAKDLAKDVLEKRFSTRPKSESSDDLRHL; encoded by the coding sequence ATGGAGTGGTTTGAACCATTTTTCCAGAAAGCCTTGCTGGAACCCATCAAAGCATTGGGACAACAATTGCTGGCGTTGTTGCCCAATGTCGTGGCGATGGGAATCATTTTGGTGATCGGGTTAATCTTGGCGTGGCTTTGTGGACAAGCCGTTGAGCGATTCCTTCGGGTCATTCGAATGGACATCCTTACGCAACGAATGGGACTGACTGCGGCTTTGGCGAGGGGTGGAGTGAAAGCCTCTCCTTCCTTTTTAGCGGGACGGATGTTTTTTTGGATTGTTCTTAGCCTTGGCGTTGTGGCCGCATTAGCCGTGTTGCGTCTTGATCCCGTCAATAAATTTACCGAGTCATTGTTGGGGTTTTTCCCGTATATCGTCACCAGTCTGTTCATTGTGGTCGGTGGATTTTTATTGTCGAATTTTGTGTCGCAAGGCGTGTTGATTGCCGCAGTCAATGCTGGGCTGCCTCCAGCGCGGTTGCTGGCGGCTTCTACACGATGGGGCATTCAGCTCGCGGCAATCGCTATGGCCCTTGAACAATTGGGCATTGCGGCCAATATCGTCGTCGTAGGGTTTGGAATTGCCTTTGGCGGAGTGGTGCTGGCCGCGGCGATTGCCTTTGGATTAGGCGCAAAGGATTTGGCCAAAGATGTCCTAGAGAAACGATTTTCGACTCGACCAAAATCTGAATCTTCCGACGATTTAAGACATTTATAA
- a CDS encoding glycosyl transferase family 2 — protein sequence MDTLDLLLTPEAEIKVQDIGETDILVGIPSFNNADTIAHVVHAVTAGLAKYFPGARAVLVNADGGSLDGTPDVVANASVDLGALLVTAQPSPLRKIVTSYLGIPGKGSAFRTIFEVARRLKAKACAVVDSDLRSITPEWMELLLSPVMNEGYDYVAPYYLRHKYDGTITNSIVYPLTRMLYGVRIRQPIGGDFGFSGQLAEHYLEKNVWESEVAKFGIDIWMTTEAIASGARVCQSFLGAKIHNPKDPSQDLTNMLVEVVGALFSLMEEHHQTWKNVDGSNAVRLFGFQYQVALEPVQVNTDRMVSTFQQGVEDLAPIWEQIFSPSIMESLRRLQKVETKSFRVPDDLWTRLVLEAAVSHHRGVLIHDHLLKALTPLYLGRTASFVLETQGLTSAESEERVEALCQTFEREKSFLVEQWTASSS from the coding sequence ATGGATACACTTGACCTCCTCTTGACCCCTGAGGCTGAGATTAAAGTTCAGGACATTGGAGAAACCGACATTTTGGTGGGTATTCCGAGTTTCAATAATGCCGACACCATCGCCCATGTGGTGCATGCCGTCACCGCAGGGTTAGCCAAATATTTTCCCGGGGCTCGGGCCGTATTGGTAAATGCGGATGGCGGGTCCCTTGACGGAACTCCTGATGTAGTTGCGAATGCCAGTGTGGATCTTGGAGCCTTGCTGGTCACCGCACAGCCCAGTCCTCTGCGAAAAATTGTGACATCGTATTTAGGAATTCCGGGAAAGGGCAGTGCCTTTCGCACGATATTCGAGGTGGCTCGTCGGTTGAAGGCGAAGGCTTGTGCGGTTGTGGACTCTGATTTGAGAAGTATTACGCCAGAATGGATGGAATTGCTTCTGAGTCCCGTGATGAATGAAGGGTATGATTATGTGGCGCCGTATTATTTGCGTCATAAATATGATGGCACCATTACCAACTCCATTGTGTATCCATTGACCCGCATGCTCTACGGTGTGAGGATTCGGCAGCCTATCGGTGGAGATTTCGGATTTTCCGGACAACTCGCTGAACATTACCTGGAGAAAAATGTGTGGGAATCCGAAGTGGCCAAATTCGGGATTGATATTTGGATGACCACGGAAGCGATTGCCAGTGGGGCACGGGTCTGCCAAAGTTTCCTGGGCGCCAAAATCCATAATCCTAAAGATCCCTCTCAAGATTTAACCAATATGTTGGTGGAAGTGGTCGGGGCCTTGTTTTCGTTAATGGAAGAGCATCATCAGACATGGAAAAACGTGGATGGGTCAAATGCGGTGCGGTTGTTTGGTTTTCAATACCAAGTAGCGTTGGAACCCGTCCAAGTGAACACGGATCGAATGGTGTCGACGTTTCAACAAGGCGTCGAAGATTTAGCCCCGATATGGGAGCAAATTTTTTCACCGTCCATCATGGAGTCGTTGCGACGATTGCAAAAGGTGGAAACCAAATCGTTTCGAGTGCCCGACGATCTTTGGACGCGGTTGGTGCTAGAAGCTGCTGTGTCCCATCACCGAGGGGTGCTCATTCATGATCATCTGTTGAAAGCATTGACGCCTCTGTATTTAGGTAGAACGGCATCCTTTGTGTTGGAGACTCAAGGTCTAACCTCTGCGGAGTCTGAAGAGCGTGTGGAAGCACTCTGTCAAACGTTTGAGCGAGAAAAGTCTTTTTTAGTTGAACAATGGACGGCCTCTTCCTCATGA
- a CDS encoding glycogen/starch synthase yields the protein MRNPINTIVFVSFENEFAPLGGLAAVMRLLPKRMAQLSDDCCVTITPFFREITKCKPKLMEAIQSTGLTCSLRYGGRRHEVEIFQNRDTQGFTTYLLDSREFFNSPCDCGDPPGMKAPCNPYLDPAHPEQLLEDSLFFSSAVPEVLVALGKTSNVTLCLQDWEAAGCAITTKNDARLSEVTCVLTLHNSYDKPVSRVEMKRMFPRVLSGSTLLTKAGPFLDGPICTVSQHFAQELTHEPVHKKIFAPHLQKMFKQRTIRGINNGLFSPLHFSSDARALATKGDFSALLDEKFQRRREMISKLETYTPERAWGSLDFENFDGPVFLFFGRDDPRQKGYDLAAAVIDRIPPGQARFVFTPIPGDEGAEGLQFLQDLAERRKGEVKVFPFRMEQGYMELQRGASFLVMCSFYEPFGGATEGYAVGTPVVARATGGLVQQVVPYPGVSLTAAVRKLRKPYQQEGDHPTGFLFRESGLTVKETAQGWREILDCAYWPGGDRLKDRLPIPLFRSMVQAAEGALSGAIDLYHSDQGGYAMMMHHGFQMLDRFSWDQAVREYQDLFSSLRVT from the coding sequence GTGCGTAATCCAATCAACACCATTGTCTTTGTGTCATTCGAAAACGAATTCGCGCCCCTCGGCGGGTTGGCTGCGGTGATGCGTCTGTTGCCCAAGCGCATGGCCCAACTAAGTGATGATTGCTGCGTCACGATTACCCCATTTTTTCGTGAGATTACTAAGTGTAAACCGAAACTCATGGAGGCGATTCAATCGACGGGTCTCACGTGTTCGCTTAGATATGGTGGGCGAAGGCATGAGGTGGAGATTTTTCAGAATCGTGATACCCAGGGGTTTACGACCTATTTGCTGGATTCGAGAGAATTTTTTAACTCACCCTGTGATTGCGGAGATCCTCCCGGAATGAAGGCACCTTGTAATCCTTACTTAGACCCAGCGCACCCGGAACAATTACTGGAGGACTCATTGTTTTTCTCATCGGCTGTGCCCGAAGTCCTTGTGGCTTTGGGAAAGACGAGTAATGTGACCTTGTGCCTTCAAGATTGGGAGGCCGCAGGGTGTGCGATTACTACCAAGAATGATGCTCGGTTATCTGAGGTGACCTGTGTCTTAACGCTGCACAATTCATATGACAAACCCGTGAGTCGTGTGGAAATGAAAAGAATGTTTCCCCGTGTGTTGTCAGGTTCGACCCTGCTGACCAAAGCTGGTCCCTTTCTTGACGGACCGATTTGCACCGTCTCACAGCATTTTGCGCAGGAATTAACCCATGAACCCGTGCATAAGAAGATCTTTGCACCTCATCTGCAAAAGATGTTTAAGCAGCGAACTATTCGAGGCATCAATAACGGGTTATTTAGTCCATTACATTTTTCGTCTGACGCCAGAGCCTTGGCGACAAAGGGTGATTTCTCGGCCCTGTTGGATGAAAAATTCCAACGACGTCGTGAAATGATTTCAAAGTTGGAAACATATACCCCTGAGCGAGCATGGGGATCGTTGGATTTTGAGAACTTTGATGGTCCGGTGTTTCTCTTCTTTGGTCGGGATGATCCGCGACAAAAGGGGTATGACCTAGCGGCTGCTGTGATCGATCGTATTCCCCCTGGACAAGCGCGGTTTGTTTTTACCCCCATTCCCGGCGATGAAGGGGCGGAGGGATTGCAATTTTTGCAGGATCTGGCAGAACGACGAAAGGGCGAAGTCAAAGTGTTTCCCTTTCGAATGGAACAAGGCTACATGGAATTGCAACGTGGGGCCTCTTTCTTGGTGATGTGTTCCTTCTATGAACCCTTTGGTGGGGCTACGGAAGGATACGCCGTGGGAACCCCCGTGGTGGCAAGGGCTACGGGTGGGTTGGTACAGCAAGTTGTGCCCTATCCCGGGGTTTCATTAACGGCCGCCGTCAGGAAATTGCGCAAGCCCTATCAACAGGAAGGAGATCATCCCACTGGGTTTCTCTTTCGGGAATCAGGTCTTACCGTAAAAGAAACGGCCCAAGGGTGGAGAGAAATCTTAGATTGTGCCTATTGGCCAGGAGGGGACCGATTAAAGGATCGGTTGCCCATTCCCTTGTTTCGCTCTATGGTCCAGGCAGCGGAAGGGGCCTTGAGTGGGGCGATTGACCTCTATCATTCTGACCAAGGTGGGTATGCCATGATGATGCATCATGGCTTCCAGATGTTGGACCGGTTCTCCTGGGACCAAGCTGTTCGCGAGTATCAAGACCTTTTCTCGTCTCTTCGGGTAACATAA
- the pal gene encoding peptidoglycan-associated lipoprotein Pal, which translates to MSKGKSAAAFIVAAAAMMMFFTGCETTKHAEVMSAEELARKQAALQEAKSSGSEQGGIPLTGQGLSEGSIAMDGGSETETADSSMRVGSDFVPQGPPLPTLRGEGSSFGGDTSGESTIADMRETGGGMAESSPPPTPSGSADSIVESSPGGPSGYEGQQFVQGLTPSDFVPEGPPQPNLGHAPFTPDLNMGSSGSSDSGTVLSDTRDSGEGMSGSSGAGDEVVQVPDHSGTQDTMEPLGHDDMGGHSQEVVSSDGGMELEHVYFDFDQYVIRPDAVSTLQANAQLLNGKYENSSVLIEGHCDERGTRDYNLVLGERRAQAVKNYLTDLGVSPSRIRIVSYGKERPSCSVSQEWCWQKNRRGHIVVQ; encoded by the coding sequence ATGAGTAAAGGGAAAAGTGCTGCTGCCTTTATTGTAGCGGCCGCAGCCATGATGATGTTTTTCACTGGGTGTGAAACGACGAAGCATGCAGAAGTCATGAGTGCAGAAGAATTGGCACGGAAGCAGGCTGCACTTCAAGAAGCAAAAAGTTCTGGGTCCGAGCAAGGAGGGATTCCTCTTACTGGACAGGGTTTAAGTGAAGGTTCAATTGCCATGGATGGAGGATCGGAAACCGAAACTGCAGATTCTTCCATGAGGGTGGGTTCTGATTTCGTTCCGCAGGGTCCCCCGCTTCCTACTCTACGAGGTGAGGGTTCTAGTTTTGGGGGAGATACTTCTGGTGAGTCCACCATTGCCGATATGAGAGAGACCGGGGGAGGGATGGCAGAAAGTAGTCCACCTCCCACCCCTTCGGGATCGGCTGATTCTATCGTTGAATCATCTCCAGGTGGTCCTTCCGGCTATGAAGGTCAACAATTTGTTCAGGGGCTCACGCCTTCAGACTTTGTTCCTGAGGGGCCACCTCAACCTAATCTTGGACATGCGCCTTTTACGCCAGATTTGAACATGGGTTCTAGCGGATCGTCAGATTCCGGTACAGTTTTGAGTGATACAAGAGACTCTGGCGAAGGGATGAGCGGATCTTCGGGTGCCGGTGATGAAGTTGTGCAGGTTCCAGATCATAGCGGAACTCAGGACACCATGGAGCCATTAGGTCACGATGATATGGGAGGGCACTCCCAAGAAGTCGTGTCGAGCGATGGAGGCATGGAGCTAGAACATGTGTATTTTGATTTTGATCAATATGTGATTCGACCCGATGCAGTGTCGACCTTACAGGCCAATGCTCAATTGTTAAATGGGAAATATGAAAATTCCAGCGTGCTCATTGAAGGGCATTGTGATGAGCGTGGGACCAGGGATTATAATCTGGTGCTAGGTGAGCGACGAGCTCAGGCCGTGAAAAATTACCTCACGGATCTTGGGGTGTCTCCATCGCGAATCCGTATTGTGAGTTATGGCAAAGAACGACCGTCTTGTTCAGTTTCACAAGAATGGTGCTGGCAGAAAAACCGTCGTGGCCACATAGTCGTACAATAG
- a CDS encoding ABC transporter ATP-binding protein, with protein MITVQHITKRYGSHVAIEDVTFDVNQGEILGFLGPNGAGKTTTMRIITCFMPPSSGRVEVAGFDCLEHPQEVKKRIGYLPETPPLYQEMTVTEYLRFVAELKRLPTSRIHGRMAQVIEQLGLGEVSHRVISHLSKGFRQRVGLAQALIHDPPVLILDEPTVGLDPKQIIEIRELIRGLAGSHTIILSTHLLSEATTICDRVVIIHRGHIVAEDTPTQLSSRLRQSEKMSLTVKHPPDDWHDRLTKIPGVLHIVPGRTPETTIIECQLGQDLREEIAQFVVNQGVGLLELKPLSLSLEEVFLQLTQQDEPLITERAATPKEES; from the coding sequence ATGATTACGGTTCAACACATCACCAAACGTTATGGGTCCCATGTGGCCATTGAAGACGTCACCTTTGACGTGAACCAAGGGGAGATCTTGGGATTTCTTGGACCCAATGGCGCAGGAAAAACCACAACCATGCGCATCATCACCTGCTTCATGCCTCCCAGCAGCGGAAGAGTTGAGGTAGCGGGGTTCGATTGCCTGGAACACCCACAAGAGGTAAAAAAACGCATTGGGTATTTACCAGAAACTCCCCCATTATATCAGGAGATGACGGTCACGGAATATCTCCGGTTTGTCGCCGAGTTAAAACGGCTTCCTACCTCCAGGATTCACGGACGCATGGCGCAAGTCATCGAGCAACTTGGTCTCGGCGAAGTCAGCCACCGAGTCATCAGTCATTTGTCTAAGGGATTTCGGCAGCGGGTAGGATTGGCCCAGGCGTTGATTCATGACCCCCCGGTATTAATCTTAGATGAACCGACCGTGGGCCTCGATCCAAAACAAATTATTGAAATTCGAGAATTAATTCGTGGTCTCGCCGGTTCCCACACCATTATTTTAAGTACGCACCTGTTGTCGGAAGCCACCACCATATGTGATCGTGTCGTCATTATCCACCGTGGCCACATTGTGGCTGAAGACACCCCGACGCAACTCTCCTCCCGATTGCGACAATCGGAAAAAATGAGCCTCACAGTCAAACACCCTCCGGATGATTGGCACGATCGGCTCACAAAGATTCCAGGAGTCCTGCATATCGTCCCTGGACGAACGCCAGAAACCACCATCATAGAATGCCAACTCGGCCAGGACCTTCGGGAAGAAATCGCACAGTTTGTTGTGAATCAGGGTGTTGGGCTCTTAGAGTTGAAACCCCTGTCCCTTTCCTTGGAAGAAGTGTTTCTTCAACTCACTCAGCAGGATGAACCACTAATCACCGAACGAGCAGCCACACCCAAAGAAGAGAGCTAG
- a CDS encoding ABC transporter permease, producing the protein MTPVNTLIAKEIRCFVVSPVLYVVGAVFLFIAGFLAHLMVVNAGQQALQFLQMQNTYAQLNLNELVFRPIFQSLAIVLIFLLPMLTMRLFAEERKIRTMELLLTSPIGINEIISAKFMSVLLIYLGLLGFTGLTPVVLSFYSEFHWDPILTGYLGLALQGAFFLSCGVLGSTLTENQIVAAFLSFGIIIVFWLLGGLGSMLGDTTLGNIISYLSFVEHYDRLVRGLLEAKDIVYYLSGTILMLFIAHRVVDSHRWQ; encoded by the coding sequence ATGACACCAGTCAACACCCTCATCGCCAAAGAAATCAGATGTTTCGTGGTTTCCCCTGTCCTGTATGTAGTTGGAGCGGTCTTTTTGTTTATTGCCGGATTCTTAGCTCACCTCATGGTGGTCAATGCCGGGCAACAAGCGCTCCAGTTTTTACAAATGCAAAATACCTATGCGCAACTCAACCTCAACGAACTCGTCTTCCGCCCTATCTTTCAGAGTTTGGCGATTGTCCTGATTTTCCTGCTTCCCATGCTTACCATGCGTCTTTTCGCGGAAGAACGGAAAATACGAACCATGGAATTGCTGTTGACCTCTCCCATTGGGATTAATGAGATCATCTCCGCCAAGTTCATGAGCGTGCTCCTGATTTACCTCGGTCTCCTGGGCTTCACCGGGCTCACTCCGGTGGTATTATCCTTTTATAGCGAGTTTCACTGGGATCCTATTCTGACCGGGTATCTCGGGTTGGCCTTGCAAGGCGCATTCTTTTTATCTTGTGGCGTGCTGGGATCCACCCTGACGGAAAATCAAATTGTGGCCGCATTTCTGAGTTTTGGGATTATTATCGTCTTTTGGCTACTTGGAGGACTAGGGTCCATGCTGGGTGATACAACTCTGGGAAATATCATTTCGTATCTATCCTTTGTCGAACATTACGATCGTTTGGTTCGGGGATTGCTGGAAGCCAAGGATATCGTCTATTACCTCTCGGGTACCATTCTGATGTTGTTTATTGCTCACCGAGTCGTGGATTCCCATCGATGGCAATAA
- a CDS encoding GldG family protein — translation MAITSIMRWLGILGVVLALGGWVLSEIDPSRPGTVASLEGLGLLCLAMYFVGNWQRLKTFSTQRSTKLGFNSLLAIFLMIGILIIVNFLVIRHGGRWDLSETQRFSLAPQTFQVLGQLNQDVHVRVFAHERSPGFGAYRDLLDAYTHITPHLLVTFIDPEKEPQIAQEFNITKIDTAVFSSDVQTIQVSKPTEANLTSALIRVTKQEKKRIAFLEGHGERRVKNSESGGLSFLRERLESQGYEVDRGLLTEDAVILHNTTVLIIPGPREPIPQSQTALLKNFVETGGRVLFLIDPQTTTGLTSLFAQWGITLGPGIIVDPEDRVSQGSPTALLVRRFTNHGITQGFTSPILIPVSQSLSFDQTTALKWTFTSLTQSSEESWAETNFSQNTPTFEEGEDRKGPFTIAAAMEFTQGNKAAEPHPAIVIIGNSAFASNAYAKFPGNTDFLLNAISWLAQEEALISIAAKEKTFAPFIPNPTQEHMLLAVQVFSVPLLLLFLGMTIWRRRSQL, via the coding sequence ATGGCAATAACCTCAATCATGCGATGGCTCGGCATCCTCGGAGTCGTACTCGCCTTGGGAGGATGGGTGCTTTCAGAAATCGATCCATCACGACCAGGGACAGTGGCCAGCTTGGAGGGCCTTGGGTTGCTATGTCTCGCAATGTACTTTGTAGGCAATTGGCAACGACTCAAGACCTTTTCGACACAACGATCCACCAAACTCGGGTTTAATAGCCTCCTGGCGATCTTCTTGATGATCGGGATTTTGATCATCGTCAATTTCCTAGTTATCCGCCACGGAGGACGATGGGATTTATCTGAAACGCAACGCTTTTCTCTCGCACCCCAAACTTTTCAGGTCCTGGGTCAACTCAACCAGGATGTCCATGTTCGGGTCTTTGCCCATGAACGCAGTCCAGGGTTCGGCGCCTATCGAGATTTGCTGGACGCCTATACCCACATTACTCCGCATCTCCTGGTGACCTTCATTGACCCCGAGAAAGAACCGCAGATTGCTCAAGAATTCAACATTACAAAAATCGACACCGCGGTATTTTCAAGTGACGTCCAAACCATTCAAGTGAGCAAACCCACGGAAGCAAATCTCACGAGTGCCCTCATTCGAGTTACCAAACAGGAAAAGAAACGGATTGCCTTTCTAGAAGGACATGGCGAACGACGAGTCAAAAATTCCGAAAGTGGCGGACTTTCGTTTTTGCGGGAACGACTGGAATCACAAGGTTACGAGGTTGACCGAGGATTGCTCACCGAAGATGCGGTCATTCTTCACAACACCACGGTGTTAATCATTCCCGGACCGCGCGAACCGATACCACAGTCACAAACCGCCCTCCTGAAGAATTTTGTGGAAACAGGCGGTCGTGTCTTGTTCTTGATTGATCCCCAAACCACGACCGGCCTCACCTCCCTCTTCGCGCAATGGGGAATCACCTTAGGCCCTGGAATCATTGTTGATCCCGAGGACCGTGTTTCCCAGGGAAGCCCCACGGCATTACTTGTTCGACGATTTACCAATCACGGAATTACCCAGGGATTTACCTCTCCGATTCTCATTCCCGTTTCACAAAGCCTGAGTTTCGATCAGACCACCGCCTTAAAATGGACGTTTACGTCGCTCACTCAATCTTCAGAAGAAAGTTGGGCGGAAACAAATTTCTCCCAAAACACACCCACATTCGAAGAAGGGGAAGACCGAAAGGGCCCCTTCACCATCGCGGCCGCCATGGAATTTACCCAAGGAAACAAAGCGGCTGAACCACATCCTGCGATAGTCATCATTGGCAATTCGGCCTTTGCCAGTAATGCTTATGCCAAGTTTCCCGGGAACACTGACTTTCTGTTGAATGCCATATCTTGGCTCGCACAGGAAGAAGCACTGATCTCAATTGCAGCAAAAGAGAAGACCTTTGCGCCATTTATTCCAAACCCGACCCAGGAACACATGTTACTGGCAGTTCAAGTCTTTTCCGTTCCCCTTCTGCTCTTGTTTCTTGGCATGACCATTTGGCGACGACGGAGTCAGTTGTAA